A section of the Centroberyx gerrardi isolate f3 chromosome 8, fCenGer3.hap1.cur.20231027, whole genome shotgun sequence genome encodes:
- the LOC139931181 gene encoding E3 ubiquitin-protein ligase NEURL3-like, whose amino-acid sequence MPIFSKDTKTFSDCLFKMMKEKVHRTSGLERSHRCGLSCLGPLTLHDQAVGELISLSQGGRRAERTGDTFKNGLVFSSRPVKVRERLRLRVEKCLPKWRGALRLGVTNVPPTARTLPLPIMAIPHLTETPGHWAAPIPETHCYAGSELEFWVSFSGNIYYCRMDEGRKYKLQSGVDLSQPLWAMIDVYGQTCSIVLLGSEKRHLSGMRKSCPAPEQFPSPDVDSHCNLNHIPNVYSRSGSLSDNNDNHMFYLMMELPPDSETVKDCVVCMGEKASISLPCGHQCLCSPCACRVIQEFGTCPMCRQDSAGHLTTVDTS is encoded by the exons ATGCCCATCTTCTCTAAAGATACTAAGACATTTTCTGACTGCCTCTTCAAGATGATGAAGGAGAAAGTCCACAGGACCTCTG GGTTAGAGAGGTCACACAGGTGTGGGCTGTCTTGCCTGGGTCCTTTAACCCTCCATGATCAGGCTGTGGGAGAACTGATCAGCCTGAGCCAGGGGGGGCGACgagcagagaggacaggagacacGTTCAAGAACGGCCTGGTGTTCAGCAGCCGCCCAGTGAAGGTAAGGGAGAGGCTTCGTCTGAGAGTGGAAAAATGTTTGCCAAAGTGGCGAGGAGCGCTGCGCCTGGGCGTCACCAACGTCCCACCCACAGCCAGAACTCTGCCTCTGCCCATCATGGCCATTCCCCACCTCACCGAAACCCCTGGGCACTGGGCTGCCCCCATACCTGAGACCCACTGCTATGCAGGGTCAGAGCTGGAGTTCTGGGTTTCCTTTAGTGGCAACATATATTACTGCAGGATGGACGAGGGCAGGAAGTACAAACTGCAGTCTGGGGTAGACCTCAGCCAACCGCTATGGGCCATGATAGATGTCTATGGACAGACATGCTCCATTGTCCTACTGG GCTCTGAGAAAAGGCATCTGTCAGGCATGAGAAAGTCCTGTCCTGCACCTGAACAGTTTCCCTCTCCTGACGTCGACAGCCACTGCAATTTGAACCATATTCCCAACGTGTACTCTCGCTCAGGAAGCCTCAGTGACAACAATGACAATCACATGTTCTATCTAATGATGGAGCTTCCACCAG ACTCAGAGACTGTAAAGGACTGTGTGGTGTGTATGGGAGAGAAGGCCAGCATCAGTCTGCCTTGTGGCCACCAGTGTTTATGCAGCCCCTGCGCCTGCAGAGTCATCCAGGAGTTTGGCACCTGTCCTATGTGTCGGCAGGACTCGGCAGGACATCTGACAACAGTGGACACAAGCTGA
- the LOC139931065 gene encoding E3 ubiquitin-protein ligase NEURL3-like, whose amino-acid sequence MLKEKVHRTSGLEMSHRCGLSCLGPLTLHDQAVGELISLSQGGRRAERTGDTFKNGLVFSSRPVKARERLRLRVEKCLPKWHGALRLGFTNIPPTARTLPLPIMAIPDLTESPGHWAAAVPETHCYAGSELEFWVSNGGNIYYCRMDEGRKYKLQSGVDLSQPLWAMIDVYGQTCSLLLLGSEKRHLSGMRKSCPAPEQFPSPDVDSHCNLNHIPNVYSRSGSLSDNNDNHMFYLTMELPPDSETVKDCVVCMGEKASISLPCGHQCLCSPCACRVIQEFGTCPLCRQDI is encoded by the exons ATGCTGAAGGAGAAAGTCCACAGGACCTCTG GTTTAGAGATGTCACACAGGTGTGGGCTGTCTTGCCTGGGTCCTTTAACCCTCCATGATCAGGCTGTGGGAGAACTGATCAGCCTGAGCCAGGGGGGGCGACgagcagagaggacaggagacacGTTCAAGAACGGCCTGGTGTTCAGCAGCCGCCCAGTGAAGGCAAGGGAGAGGCTTCGTCTGAGAGTGGAGAAATGTTTGCCAAAGTGGCATGGAGCGCTGCGCCTGGGCTTCACCAACATCCCACCCACAGCCAGAACTCTGCCTCTGCCCATCATGGCCATTCCCGACCTCACCGAAAGCCCTGGGCACTGGGCTGCCGCCGTACCTGAGACCCACTGCTATGCAGGGTCAGAGCTGGAGTTCTGGGTTTCTAATGGCGGCAACATATATTACTGCAGGATGGACGAGGGCAGGAAGTACAAACTGCAGTCTGGGGTAGACCTCAGCCAACCGCTATGGGCCATGATAGATGTCTATGGACAGACATGCTCCCTTCTCCTACTGG GCTCTGAGAAAAGGCATCTGTCAGGCATGAGAAAGTCCTGTCCTGCACCTGAACAGTTTCCCTCTCCTGACGTCGACAGCCACTGCAATTTGAACCATATTCCCAACGTGTACTCTCGCTCAGGAAGCCTCAGTGACAACAATGACAATCACATGTTCTATCTAACGATGGAGCTTCCACCAG ACTCAGAGACTGTAAAGGACTGTGTGGTGTGTATGGGAGAGAAGGCCAGCATCAGTCTGCCTTGTGGCCACCAGTGTTTATGCAGCCCCTGCGCCTGCAGAGTCATCCAGGAGTTTGGCACCTGTCCGCTGTGTCGACAGGACATCTGA